The genomic DNA CCTTTTCGACAAAGATCTCGTTGCAGGCGAAGATCGCCGCCTTGGCGTTCAGCGTGTCGAAGATGGTCTCGATCAGGATGATGTCGGCGCCGCCATCGAGCAGCCCGCGCAGCTGCTCGCCATAGGCATAGCGCAATTTGTCGAAAGTCACGGCGCGGTAACCGGGATTGTTGACATCCGGCGACATCGAGGCGGTGCGGTTGGTCGGCCCGAGAGCGCCGGCGACAAACCGCCGCTTGCCGTCTTCCTGTTGTGCCCGGATCAAAGCACGGCGGACAAGCCGAGCGCCGTCGCGATTGAGGTCGTAGACGGCATTCTCCATGCCGTAATCGGCCTGCGCTATGGAGGTTGATGAGAAGGTGTTGGTCTCGATGATGTCCGCGCCGGCAATAGCGTACTGATAATGAATGTCCTCGATCGCCTTGGGCTGGCTCAGGATCAAAAGATCGTTGTTGCCCTTCTGGTGACAGGCGCAACCGACGAACCTGTCGCCGCGGAAATGGTCCTCGTCGAAACCAAGACCCTGGATCTGGGTGCCCATGGCACCGTCAAGGATCAGGATGCGTTCGCGCGCAGTAGCTTGAAGCGTAGCCAGGATTTCCGACCCGTCTCGCTTCTCGCCGGCCGGACCAAACAGATCGTCCAGTGAGAACGGACTTTGCGACATTCTTTGTCCTTGTAGCGACTGTTCAGCCAGTAGTCACATAAAGATATCTTTATGTCAACGTGCCTTTGGCGAGGCAATCCGTTACCGCTAAAGCTTCCCGGAGTTAGATGCGGGTAAGACGCAGCGCCGCAACGCGATTGCATCGAGCTCGTCAGTCAAGGCGAGGTCAGAGGGTAAGGGCGAGCATTGAACTCTGCCTCGCGTCCCTCCACTGGATTGGTCAGCACGGCAAAGATATGTCTGCTCATCGGGATATCCCTTCCGTTCGGCAGCGGCCTTATTTTAGCAATATCTGGAGAAACGGCCAGCCAAAGGACGTCCCGCCAGCGCGCGTTTCCTCTCGAAATGGGCAATGCCCAGCGCATCGGCCTTGTCGGTTACTGTGACGAGACGAACAGGATATAAGCTATTTGGCAGCAGCTGGTCGAGGAAAGCCTCACCGTCATGAAACCCATGAACGAAGAGCATCTTGCGGTCCTACGCAGGCACATGGTCGAGATGATTGCAATCCATGCCGATCTTGCAAGCGAAGAACTCGGCAAGGCAACGCTCGATGAGCGGGTGATGGCATCGATGCGGCGGGTCCCGCGACATCTCTTCGTGCCAGCTGCAGTCGCGCCTTATGCCTATCAGGACATGCCGCTGCCGATCGGCTTCGATAAGACCGTGTCGCAGCCCTTCATTGTCGCTCTGATGACCGATCTCCTTGCTCCCCAACCACACGAAACGGTGCTCGAGATCGGGACCGGCCTGGGCTATCAATCCGCGATCCTCGCGGAACTCGCCGGACAAGTTTGGAGCGTCGAAATCATCGAGGAATTTGCAAGCCATGCCGAGGCTCTGCTGCAGGGCCTTGGCTTCTCGAATGTCGCCATTCGTGTCGGAGACGGGTCTCGCGGCTGGCCCGAGCACGCCCCATTCGACAAGATCCTGGTTAGCGTGGCGGCTGAGCGGACGCCGCCGGCATTGCTCAATCAGCTCAAGCCAGGGGGACGCCTTGTTCTGCCTTTGGCGTCTGAAGAAGTTCAGTTTCTGACTATCATCGACAAGGATGCTGCTGGGCAACTCGAGACTCGGAAACTCATCCCGGTTCGGTTCAGCCGGCTTGAAACCATCTAACGAGGTGCGCACAACTGGCGCGACTTCGCCTTTCCGACCGTCAGCCGGGTGCCGGCAGCTCCGCACTCTTCTCGCAGCAAGTCGGGTGGCTCTGGGAATTGTGATCCGACTGCGCCGGCGCCAAAAGGAATCGGCGGCAGCTATGGCGGCGGCCGCCGCTGAAAGAAAGTCATCCAGCCAGTCCAAGGTTTGGCACTCCTTCGACTACGGGGCTTTGTGTGAAATGAAGCTAGGAAGGAACATCAAGCTTACCCCTGAAGATGAGGAATTTATCAAGCATCTCTATATCGAACCGGACCTCGCCAATTATTCTGAGCTTCAGTTCATGCCAAGGTTTATTTTGGTGATAGTTTACAATGACGCCGATTGAAGGATAATAAAAGGAGTGATCGTAGGCTAAGAGCTATCTAGATCGCTGGTATACTTCCTAGCTGATTCGGTGATCTCTTCATTTGACAGCGGTCGCAAATTCTTCGCTGTTGAATTCAACGCGGATGGCGAAAATACGATGCCGACGCGCATTATACGATCGAACATTTCGACGATATTAACTACATCATCAAGCTGCCTAGCGAGGCGAACGAACGCAACGCCTAAGTGGATTTCACTGCGATGACGCTGCCAGCCAAGCGCGGCCGCCACTGGAACAAGGCCGTGCAAGCTTGCCTAGCCGCCCTGGCCGGCGATTTCTCGCCCGATGACGTGCGCATCGCTATTCGAGGCTGCCGCAAGGGAAGAAGGTATGTTGCTCGATTGACTGAAGCTAGCCTTGGTGTGCTCTCAGTCTTCCGCCACACCTTTCCACGCATCGCCCGGCAAACGGCGGATGAGAGCGACGTTGACCGCTTCTGCCGCTGTTTCGAGATTCCAGGAATAGCCGGGAGCCAGAAGCGGACCGATATCCGCCGTGAACAACGGATCGGACAATTTCTGGTGCATGTTCTGTTCGAAGAGAGCGCGAGTCACGTTGTGTCCGCCGTGATCCATATAGGTCGTAAAGGCGTCGATGATCCGGTCGGAGTCGATGCCGTCCTGTTTGAGCGTGACAGCGAGGTCGAACAGGTCACGCCCCTTCTTGCGCTGATAGAGCGCCCGTAGCTTCGTGCCGAGAAGCTCGTCGAGCGCGTAGGTCGGGACATTGCATGCACCTTCGTACCAGCGCGACGATACACCGAACGGCTGACGGATAAAGCCGTGAACGGCGAAATGCTCCCGCGAATTGATTTCGACTTTGAGCCGCATGTTGATCGGCGGCGTATCTTCGGAGCCGAACCGATAGACGAAGGTCAGGCGACCCTCCGTCTGTTTCCAGCGGGGGGCGCCGAGCCAGGGATCGAGCGCCGACCGTAAGGCGTCCATTACGGCTCCGGCGGACTCCGCGCGCATCTGCACGAGGTCGATATCCTCGGAATAGCGGGCGGCTGGCTTGAGATAGAGCTTGTAGAGCGCCGTCCCGCCACGAAATGCCAGGGCGTCGGCCAGCACCGGGTTGGAGAATATCTCCACCAGCGCTCGGCTGATGACGAGGTCTTGCTCGACCTGGATGTCCTGAACCCACGGCGCCTGCGCGCGCCATTCAGTGATGTAGTCGCGCGGGATCATAGCTCGGACTCCACAGTGACATTGATGGAAAGCCGCCAGCCGTCATCACGAACGGCGTCTTGTTGCGAGGCGGCCGGCAATAGGACAGCCGTGCTGCGCGCGTGCTTGCGCACATAGGCTTTGAGCGGTCCCGTCCGGTCGTCCGCACCGGCCTGATCCATCAGGTAGCCAAGCCTCTGCGCCCACGGCACGGGAGCGGTTTCGGCCGCGGCAACCAGTTTTTCGGGATCGATGCTGTCGACGAGTTCTCCCAGGATCGTCGCGACCTGGTCGAAGCCGCCGACATGGTCGTGATAGCCGACGAGGTCGATCGCCGTGGCCTCGGGGGTTGAGACAAGGACAGTCCCGCGCGGCGTGTTGAAGCTCTGGGTGGCCACAGACGCGATTTTTTTGCGAACGACGAATCCCACGCGTACCACGCCGCAAACGATAGGACGGCGCGCCCTGGCCACCATCACCTGAAATTCCTGGGGCCGATGATGGGCCGCGCCGTGGAACTGGGCGGCGGACAGCAAGCCCGCATAGTAGGGCTGGCCTAGCCGTTCCATCAGGGCCGGAATGAACTGCTCGGCGGGCAGGCTGCCGAGAGACTGGTACTCCGGGGGCACTATGACGTAAAAACCTCGTGCCGGGGATGCGATCAGGCCCTGTTTACTCAAGCGATGCAGGGCCAGCTTCGTCGCAGCCGCCGAGACGCCAAGCGCGTCCTGGGCGTCGGACGAGTTGAAGTGATAGCGCCCGCTGGCGGCGGAGCGGGAAATGAAGTCACGGGCGTGCAGGCGGGATGCTGATTTCATGTGCGCAAAGTATCATTTTTCGATACTTTGCGCAATCAATTCTAGCCCCAACCTCTGTTCAGGAACGAGTCCCCGGCCAATGCGGATAACGTCATCAAGTGCCGAGCGTATCTGCGGCCGGGGAAACTCGGCATCGTCCCCCGAACCCTCCCCTACCTTAAGCACCGCATCAAGCTTGACTACCACGCCGGCAAGGGAAGCAGGGGGCGTTTCGGACAATAGCTCAAGCAGTTCCTCCGCTCGGTCGGCAGCCTCGCGCTCGGCCCGCAACGTTGCCGAATAGCCAATTTCCCTATCGGCAGCATCCCAGCGCGCCTGATGAGCCGCGAAGTCTGCTTCACCCCGCGCGCGCATTTCCGTATCTTCCGGACGATGATCGAGCACTTCGCGAAGCGCTCTAAGTGAATGCAGCGTCAAGCTCTCCCCCTCGCGCAGCATAATGGTTGCGCAAGGAAAGCCAACGGTCTCGGCGAGTATCCGCTCAAGGCGCTGCAGCTGACGGCACAGCCGTTCGGTGTGCTCGTGGGCCGCCTGCCATTTGCGCCACACTGCCACTGCGGGATCCGCGGATTGGTCTGTTTCCAAATCATTGCGGGCAAACGCATTTCGCTTTGATCCAACAATTGCAATTGCCGTTCCCGCAAGTACCCTCCTCCGAGTGACGAGAGGCCGAGTCGTGGTATTGTCGGAATCACCCATGATCCGAGCTCCTCAACAGCTTGGTTGTGGCGAGGTCGAATAGGGTGTTGCACCACCCTGTTCGGCCGCTTTGCACCCAAAAGTCTTAAATGATGCCAAGGGTATTTTCAATACCTTAGGCATCATATGATGCCAATAGGATCATATTTAATGATAACAAGTGAGCAGCTGAGGGCGGCACGGGCTCTGCTGCAATGGGATCAGAAGAAGCTAGCGGCAGCATCAAAAGTTTCGACGGCAACAATCAAGCGCTTGGAGCCGCTCGCAGGGCCCTTACGGGCAAACCAAGTTACTGTCGAAGCTCTTCGTCGCGCGCTTGAAACAGCTGGCGTCGAATTTATCCCAGAAAATGGCGGCGGACCAGGCGTCCGGCTTTCCCGTCCCTATGACGGCAAATGACGCCCGGCGGAAGCCACGGCGCCTCTGGCCCTCGACCATAGACGCACCGGCATTGGCCATGAGCGCCTTAAACTATGCAGAGCTAGCCGGCCTTCATTAGGCGACGATACCTATTCGGCGCCGTCCGGCGAAAGGTTCCGGCCCATCTCCACACCTCGCCGAACATCCGCTTGTGCACGCCAGCACGAAGCCGATGTTCAGCAGGGCGCCCGGCCGGACCCGTCCGCCGCGCGCCCAGGCCGCGCCCTTGATGATATTCTCCTGCTCGGCTTCGTTGAGATCGGCGCGGTGTCTGATCCAGCTTTGTAGGTGCATTTGGCGACTAGCAATGATGGAGGGGGCTTGCCGCGGGCGGCGAGGTCGAGATCGGCCGAGGCTCCTCCGACGCCACCTCCCCGGTCGTGGCACCCGACAACCTGGCTGAAGTTGGCTCGGGTTGGCCAATGGCCCGTTGTTCCTGCGGGTGATTGGGCAAGGCAAGGCTGTCGGCGCCGAGCGATTGAACGAACAGGAGGTGGCCCGGCTGATCAAGCGTGCAGCAGTCACCGGCCGCGTCCGTGGCGACCTGTCGGAAGGCGAACGCGGCCAAATGTTTGCCGGCCATTCACTGCAGGACTCGCCTCCTCGGCCGAGGTCGACGAGCGCTAGGTGCAAAAGCAGGTCGGCCACGCCTCGGCCGAAATGACGCGAAAATGTCAGCGCCGGCCCGATCGGTTCCGAGTCAACCTAGCCAAGGCGAGCGGACTGTAGGAACAAAAGGCTTCCTCCCTCCCCTGCCTGACCACAAGACTGTGTGTCCGAACAAATCGCTCAGCTGTTCGGGGTGATCAGTTTCAATGATGGAAAATAGGTGCGGTAGCGGCCGACGTCGCGGGTGAGCAGCGGCAGCCCGTTGACGGCAGCATGGGCTCCAATGAAGAAGTCGGGTAACACGCCGGTGCGTGATCCGCCCGACTTGCGATACTGCGTAAAGACCTTTCCAGCGAGAAACAGGGCGTCTCGCGGCATCGGGGCGATCTCCAGCCCCGCCTCAACTACAAACGCCTCGAGATCCTCGATGCGTTCATATCGAACGCCAAGCTCGGCATAGACAGCATCGTTGATCAGCAGAGGTCCATTGAGGCTCGCCGCCTCCAGCTGAGCGATCGACCAATCCGCCCAATTCGGATCATCAGTGACAAGGTCGAGCAGAACGTTGGTGTCGACCAGTGTCACGCTTCGCCACGCGTCAGTGCCATGATCGCGTCGGTACCGAGCCCCTTGCCGGCATGACCACGCAATTTCGCGAAGCGGCTCGCCGGCGGCTCCTTGTCGGCGCGTGCAAGCACCACGCTACCATCGGCAGCGCGGCGGAAATCAACCTTGCTGCCCGGACCGATGCCGAGGAGATCGCGGACCGGTTTCGGGATGGTCACCTGTCCCTTGGCTGTGACTGTAGTGGTCATGGTCGCCTTCCGTAATACCAGATTTACAGAAGGTATTACCTTAGGGTCAAATTTTCAACCAGGTCCGATCGTTCGCTCGTAGCTCCGCTTTTTGTACGGCGCCCTTGAGCCAATCCGCATATGTCGAAAGATTGCGATTTTCATCGATCTGGTGACGGCATGTCGATCGAACAGCTCGGTGGAGAAGCGACCAGCCCGGTCCTGCGGAACCCGCAGTTCGAGCTTGCCGACACGGGTGACAAGGGTGCGGCCGTAATAGCCAGAGCGATAGCCGAGCCGCTCCGGCGTTCGCTCGCTCTTCGAAGCATCCAGCGCCTCGTCCATCTCGGCCTCGAGCACCTCCTGCATCACCGCGCGGATCACCTCGTGCAATCCATCCGGGTTCGAAAGCAGAATGTCTTTGACGGCGGCTATGGCGGATTTATCTTCAGTCTTGGTCATGGTGGCGTTCCTTCGCGGGAATCGGTGACGTGAACAATCACCAGCCTGCCATGACCGCCCTCTCGCAGCGAATTTGCAGAACTCTCAGCACACTACCATCCTCCGGCTCCAGCGGAGTTGCGTCTTCCGGCTCCCGAAAAAGGTCTGTCACGGCTCGTTCCACAAGTCGCGATCCAGGACATCGCGGATATATAAGCCTCGATGCGCGCTTCGTTCCGGCATCGTCGGTCTCCTGCGCCTTTAGGGACGCCCGACCGAGACCGGACGATCAGCCCTACCCTGCCTTGAAGCTCCAGCGAGTCGGTCGGAAACCCGGCCGGACATCAGGCGCCTTGGATGGCAATTGCCGTGGTCAGCAGGATCAGGCTCAGCATCGCCAACACCGCGCGCAGAACGTGCGAGAGTTCCCACCGGTCACGAAACGCCGTCCACTCTTGCGTCGGCACAAGTGCGTCCCTGTCGCTGCCCTGGGTTGCGAAGAAATGCTTCGCCGGCGCGGGTCAATTCCACCTCTTGCAGCCAGTGCTCGTTGATCGGCTGGGTCATGAACCAGAAGACAAGCTGCATAATCAGGAGCCCGGTCAACGCGCAGGCAATCAGCCAGAGCTCGACAGAGCCGCTCGACGTCAGCATCAACGCAAATGTCGCGACGATCCCGCCGACCTCGGCGATACCGCCTCCGATCGTGAAGCCCGGATAGTAGATCCGCTGGACAACAAAATACTCTTGCCTGCCGAGCCGCATTTTGCCCGGCAGCTCCAGCGCGTGGGCGAGCGCCATGGCCATCGCGCTCGCCACGAGGATGACGGTCAGGACCTCCCCGAAAACATACATCGATGGACCTCTCACTCCGGCCTGACTGCTTCGTAAAAGCAGCTTCGATGAATTCGAGTGACGCTCAGATCGAACGTGACGGTCCAGACCGGGTTCCATCGAGCAAGAAGGGCGTGCCGAC from Mesorhizobium sp. M1E.F.Ca.ET.045.02.1.1 includes the following:
- a CDS encoding protein-L-isoaspartate(D-aspartate) O-methyltransferase, whose product is MKPMNEEHLAVLRRHMVEMIAIHADLASEELGKATLDERVMASMRRVPRHLFVPAAVAPYAYQDMPLPIGFDKTVSQPFIVALMTDLLAPQPHETVLEIGTGLGYQSAILAELAGQVWSVEIIEEFASHAEALLQGLGFSNVAIRVGDGSRGWPEHAPFDKILVSVAAERTPPALLNQLKPGGRLVLPLASEEVQFLTIIDKDAAGQLETRKLIPVRFSRLETI
- a CDS encoding nucleotidyl transferase AbiEii/AbiGii toxin family protein, with amino-acid sequence MIPRDYITEWRAQAPWVQDIQVEQDLVISRALVEIFSNPVLADALAFRGGTALYKLYLKPAARYSEDIDLVQMRAESAGAVMDALRSALDPWLGAPRWKQTEGRLTFVYRFGSEDTPPINMRLKVEINSREHFAVHGFIRQPFGVSSRWYEGACNVPTYALDELLGTKLRALYQRKKGRDLFDLAVTLKQDGIDSDRIIDAFTTYMDHGGHNVTRALFEQNMHQKLSDPLFTADIGPLLAPGYSWNLETAAEAVNVALIRRLPGDAWKGVAED
- a CDS encoding type IV toxin-antitoxin system AbiEi family antitoxin, encoding MKSASRLHARDFISRSAASGRYHFNSSDAQDALGVSAAATKLALHRLSKQGLIASPARGFYVIVPPEYQSLGSLPAEQFIPALMERLGQPYYAGLLSAAQFHGAAHHRPQEFQVMVARARRPIVCGVVRVGFVVRKKIASVATQSFNTPRGTVLVSTPEATAIDLVGYHDHVGGFDQVATILGELVDSIDPEKLVAAAETAPVPWAQRLGYLMDQAGADDRTGPLKAYVRKHARSTAVLLPAASQQDAVRDDGWRLSINVTVESEL
- a CDS encoding type II toxin-antitoxin system VapC family toxin — encoded protein: MTLVDTNVLLDLVTDDPNWADWSIAQLEAASLNGPLLINDAVYAELGVRYERIEDLEAFVVEAGLEIAPMPRDALFLAGKVFTQYRKSGGSRTGVLPDFFIGAHAAVNGLPLLTRDVGRYRTYFPSLKLITPNS
- a CDS encoding AbrB/MazE/SpoVT family DNA-binding domain-containing protein, producing MTTTVTAKGQVTIPKPVRDLLGIGPGSKVDFRRAADGSVVLARADKEPPASRFAKLRGHAGKGLGTDAIMALTRGEA
- a CDS encoding DUF1772 domain-containing protein is translated as MYVFGEVLTVILVASAMAMALAHALELPGKMRLGRQEYFVVQRIYYPGFTIGGGIAEVGGIVATFALMLTSSGSVELWLIACALTGLLIMQLVFWFMTQPINEHWLQEVELTRAGEAFLRNPGQRQGRTCADARVDGVS